In the Stakelama saccharophila genome, GGCGGAGTCGGGCAGTGCCTTTTTGAGCATTCCGATCAGCCTGAGCACGACCGGATCGAAATGCTCGTCCATCATTTCCGCCCCCCATTCCGGCGTATTGGCGACCTGCGCGCTCAAGGCGGCATAATTCCGCCAGCCTTCCCCACCCTCGATATAAAGATCGAGGTCGGTATCGAGATAGGCATGCAATGCACCTTCCACCGTCGGCTTGCCGTTGGTCGCCTTGTCATATTCGTCGAGCACACGCATCCGGCGTTCGCTCGTCACCTGGGCCCGCCTGGCGAAGACGGCGTCGAACAGCTTCTGTTTGTCGTTGAAATAATAATTGAGCAGCGTGTGATGCACGCCGACACGCTTGGCGACGTCCTTCAAGGTCACGCCATACAGTCCGTGACGGGAAAAGAGGTATTCGGCGGCGTCGAGGATCTGCTCGGTCGTTTCCGCGCGCCGCTCCGCTTTCGATTGACGGTTGCGCCGCGGTTTTTCGGCTGTGGACAAGATTGGCCCCTTCTGCGTTGCGGTCGCACGCAGGCCCAGCGACGAATTCAACTGGCGCATGCGTGGCTATACTCCGATCTGAGCCTTATCTTGTCGATCTTGCCTGTCGATGCCAGTGGCATGTTCGCAATGCGCACGACGGCATCCGGTATCCACCAGGGCGCAACGCGGCCCCGGAGCGGTTCGAGCAGCGCTTCGTCGCTGATAGTTTCCTCTTCGCGCACCTCGACCAGAAGGATGGGCCGTTCGCCCCATTTGGGGTCGGCCCGTCCGATGACCGCGGCGAGTGAAACCTGCGGCAGCGCGCCGACCATGGCCTCGATCTCCGCCGGGTTGATCCACTCGCCGCCCGACTTGATCAGGTCCTTCGCGCGGCCGGTGATGGTCAGGTTGCCGCCGGCATCGATCCGCGCGAGATCGCCGGTGTCGAACCAGCCATTCTCGGTCGCGCTTTCCTGGTGTCCGAAATAGCGATCGACCACGGCGGAACCACGCACCCGCAAATGCCCCTCGACCCCGCGCTGCTCGGGAAGCGGCTTCCCCGTCGCATCGGTCAACAGCAGGTCGACACCAACCGCCGGCCGCCCCGACAGCGATGCCTCGCGTCCCGGATCATCCGGCGGCGACATGGTGCCCAGCGGCGACAGTTCGGTCATGCCCCAACTCGTCTGCACACTCACGCCCAGCCGGCGTTCCAGACGCGCCATCAGCGCCGGCGGCATCGGCGCCCCGCCCACCATGATGCGCTTGAGCGACGGCACCTCGCCACCGGTCGCCTCCAGATGCTCGAGCAGGCCGAGCCACACCGTCGGCACGCCGACCGCCACCGTGACCCCCTCCTCCCCGATCAGCCGAGCGAGGCTCTCGCCGTCGGAGTGGCGTCCGGGCAGCACCAGCTTCGCACCCACCGCCGGCGCTGCGAATGGCAGTCCCCAGGCATTGGCATGGAACATCGGCACAGCGGCCAGCACCGCGTCGGCGGCGGTGATGCCGATCACATCGGCTTGCAACAGTCGCAAGGTGTGCAGATAACTCGACCGATGGGTATAGGTGACGCCCTTCGGCGCACCGGTCGTTCCTGAAGTGAAACAAAGGCCGCTGGGCGCGTTTTCGTCGAAGGTGCCCCATGCGACACCGTCGGGCGCGCCCTCGATCGCACGCGCCAAATCGACCACCGACCGCGTCCCACCTGGCGTCGGCACGGAACCATCGATCACCAACAAGTGCGCGATGCGCGGAACGAGCTTGAGGATCCGTTCCGCCAGCGAGGTCAGATCGGCGCTCGCGATCAGCACGCGCGCTTCCGACTGCTTGAGCATCTCGGCGAGTTGCGATGCCATCAACCGCGGATTGAGCGTGTGGCACACCGCCCCCATTCCCATGACGGCATACCAGGCCTCGACATGCGCCTGGCTGTTCCAGGCCAGCGTCGCTACCCGGTCGCCCTGGCGGACGCCCAGATCGGCGAGCACCGCCGATGCGCGCCGCGCCCGTTCGCACAGCCCGGCATAGCCGATGCGCGCATGCGTCCCGTCCCCCCGCGCGGTGACGACCTGCGCTTCGGGATGCCATTTGGCCGCATGGTCGAGAAATTTGTCCAGTGTCAGCGCGAACGGCTGCATGGCACCGTCGATTACTGGCACTCGGGCGCCTCCGGCGGCAACGGGGGCGATGCGATGCCGACATTCCAGTTCCAGGCGATGTCGCCAGCCGCGTGTCGGCGGCACATGACTTCCTCGTGCAGTCGATAACGCCCCGGCAGCGGCCGCGTCGCGGCCTGCGGCGCTTGCGCGAAATACATATACGCCTCGTCATGTCCGAAAGAGGGCCAGTTGGGCTGTCCAGCCGCCGACGGGTCGCCCGACCGCGCGAAGGACGACCAATAGTCGCGCATCGCCTCGGACAGATTCCGTTCGACGGGATCGTCGGGAACCTTGGGCCATAGTGGCGGCGTGCGGTCGGCGGTGCCGAACACATAGGGCAACTCGCTCGCGTGAAATCCGTGCAGCCCCATCTCGTCGGCCGCCGGATAGCCGTGATCGAACAGGTAAAGATAGGACGGCGCGCCGATTGCTGTCTGCTTGCGCACCAGCCGCTCGGCGGTCCACCCGTACATGGCGTCGCGCGTTGCGGCGAGCATGCTCTCGTCGACATCGTCGGCCGGATAGAATTTCAAAAAGGTGTCGGCGAGTTCGCCATAACCGGCCCGAATGCGCTTGCGGTACGCCTCCGCACTGTCGGGCCTGGGCGGCAGCAGGATGCGCAGCGAGCGGATCTCGCCGCTGTTGAAGCCCGCGATCAGCGGAACGGGCGCCTGCTCGCCCCGGTCGAACGTGTCGACGAGCTGGCGGGTCAGGACATATCCGTCGATCGTGCCCCATGGCAGATAGCCTGTCGCGGGCGCCTGTTTGACCAGCGTCGCGGCGTCCATCTTGCGCATTGCAGCGAGACTATTGCCGGCGCCGAGCTTGTTCATCAGCGCCGCGCCACTCGCTTCGGCGGATTCCATGCCGAACCGTTTTCCGCGCAACTCCGGCGTCGAAACCATATATGCGCTTTCGGCGATCGCCTTGTCGAACAGTCCGCGCGCGAGCGGCGACGCCATCAGATACATCACACTCAGCGCTCCGGCGGATTCCCCGGCGATCGTCACGTTATCGGCATTGCCGCCGAACGCCGCGATATTCGCCTTCACCCATTTGAGCGCGGCGATCTGGTCGAGCAGCCCGTAATTGCCCGACACGTGCCGCGGCGATTCCGCGCTCAGTGCGGGATGCGCCAGATAGCCGAGCACACCGAGGCGATAGTTGATCGACACGACCACCATGCCTTCCTCGGCAAGCTTCGCGCCGTCATACATCGCCTCGCTGCTCGCACCGTTGGTCAGCGCGCCGCCATGAATCCAGACGAACACCGGCGCGTGCTCGGCATCCTTGGGCGTCCAGATGTTGAGCGTCAGGCAGTCCTCGCTCATCGCGGGGAGTTCGTCGTGATAGATGCTCTTGCCCGCCGATCCCGGCTGGAAACATGCGGGACCGAAAGACGCGGCGTCGCGCACGCCGCCCCAAGCCGGCATCGGCCGCGGTGGCCTCCAGCGCGCATCGCCGATCGGCGGTAGCGCATAAGGCAGCCCCTTGAAGATGCGCAGATCCCCGCTCTCGATGCCTTGCACCGTACCCGCCGGCGCTTCGACGACGGGCGCTTCGGCCGCGAACGACACCGGATGCGTGGCCGTCAGCGCCAGCGCGACGGCCAGACCGCCCGCCGCCCTGCCGAGCTTCGTGACGCCGTAGCTGCGCATTACAGGTCCCACCCCAGCCGCAAGCCGACGGTGCGCGGCCGCAACCTGGCATAGCGCCCGTCGAGAAATGCTTCGGGGTGGACATAGGTGATCGAATGGTCGTCGAGCAGGTTCTCGACATAGGCGGTGAGCTTCCACGAACCGAAATCGACACCGCCCGTCAGGTTCACCGTCGTATAGGCATCGGTATAATCGTAGGTCGGGTTCACCTGGTCTGGATGGCCCGGAACGTTGGGAAACAGGCCGGGAAATTTGCCGACATGCGCGGCGTTCGCCGACACGAACGCATCAGCATCTCCGCCCAGCGCGAAATCGTATCGCACCGTCGCCGAACCCTGAAAGTGCGGCGAGGCGAGCTGGATGCCGTTCTCCGCGCCCGACATCGCGGCCTCCTGATCCGTGAGTTCGGTCACCTCGGCATCGTTGACCGATCCGTTAAGTGCGATGCTGAGCCCGGTGACGGGTCGCACGCCGATTTCGAACTCGATGCCCTTGCTGACCGCCGCACCGATATTGGTCGCGAACTGCACCTGGTCCGATAAACGGTTCGCCTGCACCTGGATATTCTGCCAGTCGATATAATATGCGGCGAGATTCGCCGTCAGCGCACCGTCGAGGAAACTCCCCTTCACGCCCACCTCATAGTTAGTGAGCGTATCGGAAGCCGCGCCTTCCGGAATTACGATGTCGCTGGGGTCGACCACGCTCGCCAGACCTGCGCGTGCATTGGCGACGGGCGAGCGAAAGCCGGTGGAAACCGTCGCATAGGTGGTGATCGACCGGGTCGGCTTGAACGAGGCGCTGACCTTGTACGATACCCTGTCGTCGGTCAGCCTGCGGCCGGTCGCGGCGGCGATGGGTGTCACCGTCAGGGGACCCGTATATCCGGGCGTGAGCGCGGCGGCGAGATAGTTGCTGTTGTAGCCGCCCGCCTTCGTATACGACCATACTTCGGTCGATGTATAGCGCGCGCCGCCGGTCAGCCAGAACGCATCGGAGAAGCGATAGGTGAGTTGGCCGAATCCGGCGAGTTCGCTCTGCGTGCCCACACCCGTGAAGCGTTGATAATATTCGTCCGAAAGGCCGGTGAAGCCCCGCGCGGCGAGATATTCCCGGCTCGAACGGTAGCCGTAATCGACCTGCCGCTCCTTGTCGTAGTAAAAGCCGCCGAGCACCCATTCGAACGGCCCGCCGGTCGACGAAGCGAGCCGCATCTCCTGAACATAGATATCGTCATAGGCATAGGCGTCGAGCGCGAACGGGAATGCCTGGGCGAAGGTGCCGGCGAGGTCGACCACGAAGGCCTGGTCGAAGGTCGAATAGGTCGTCGAGCTGACGAAGTTGGCGAAGCCGAGATCCCAGTCGAGACTGAGATTGTAGCTCGTCAGCTTGGCCTGGAAGAGGTCCGGACGATCCGAATAACGGACGAACGTGCCCCGGTCGGGGTTGGTCAGCGCCGAATCCTCGGGCTTGCTGTTCTCGTGCAGGACCATCGCCTTGACCTTGAAGCGATCGTTCGGCTCCCATTGCAGCATCGCTCGGCCGCCATAGTCTTCAAGGACGTTCGCCCCCTTCACACCCGTGCCCAGATTATCGACCCAGCCATCCTCGTGCCGGTAGAAACCCACGACGCGCAGGGCGAGATGCTCGTCGACCAGCGGTATGTTGACCATGCCGTTATAGCGCTGGCGAAGCGCGTCGCCGTCGGTGAGCCCGACGTCCACCAGCGCCGCCGCATCGAATTTGTCGACATCCGGGCTCTTGGTCAGAATGCGAACAGCCCCGGCCAGCGAATTCGAACCGAACAAGGTGCCCTGCGGCCCGCGGAGAAATTCCACACGCTCGACGTCGAACAAGGTTGGATCGAGGATCGTGGAGTTGCCGTTGGCGGAGATTGGCAATTCATCAATGTAGATCGCGACCGTGCCCTGCAGGTTCGCGCCGTAGCCGTTCGTCGCAATGCCGCGGGCGGTGAAGTTGTTGAAGTTGGCTGTCGGCTTGTTGACCACCACGCCCGGCGTCTCTCGTGCGAGGCCTTCATAGCCGACGATGCCCTTTTCGGTCAGTTCTTCCTGCTGAAAAGCGGTGATGCTGAGCGGAACGTCCTGAAGCGACTCGGCGCGCCTGGTCGCGGTAACGACGATCTCGTTTCCGTTTGTACGGCGGTCCTGCTGATCACCATCGTCGCCCAACTGCGCATCCTGCTGCTCGCTGGCGGACACATTGTCCTGCGCCAGGGCGACGCCCGGCGCCAGAATGAAGACGACCGCCGATGCGGACGCAAGAAGACGCTCCTTCATGCAATGCTCTCCCTCCCAAGTGCCGATCTCGATCGCCGGCATATGCAGGGGAATGGATCAAGGCGGCGTCGGAGTCAATACTCACTCTCGTGCGTGTGAATAAATGCGGTGGAGGCGATCTGCGATGGACACACGGACGCCATTTCGCTGTTCCACTGTTCCGCTCGGAACGCTACGCTCTCGCCGGGTGTTGGCGCACAGGCAATCGAGGAGGGACGACCAAGACATGCGCGAATTGCCGCCAGCCGGGACGTCGTCACGCAGATTCGACCGGAATCATCCATTTGGGCCCCGCACGCGCCCGCCTCTGCACGCCGTGTCGATCCGCAACCACATCGGCCGTCCGACGGCGCCTTTCCTGCAAGGACACTGCCATGCCTGAGGCACCCCGCACCTCGATCTCCTGGCCGGCGCTCATCGTTGGCGTGATAGTTGGGCTTATCGGTCTGGTTCTCGCCGCCGGCGGTGCGTGGCTCGCCGCGCTCGGGGGATCGCTCTATTATGTAATCACCGGTCTCGCGATGCTCGTCTCGGGTATCCTGCTCGCGCGTGGCCGTCTGCTCGGCGGCTGGATCTACGTCGCGGTCTTCCTGCTGACCATTCCCTGGGCCTTCTGGGAAGTCGGCGCCGACGCCTGGGCATTGGTGCCGCGGCTGATTGCGCCGCTGGTGCTGCTCGTGGCGGTCGCGCTGGTCATGCCAACCCTCACCCGGGCGGCACATCGCTGGCGGTACGCCTTCGGCACGATCGCGGCGGTGCTGGTCGTCTTCATCGTCGCAGGTTATACCATCGCCCGCGGAGATGCGCACCGGGTGCTTGCCGCTCTTCCCGCCGCCACCGGCACGATGCACGATCCCTCGCCGTTGCAAGCGGACGGCGACTGGCCGGCCTATGGCGGCTCCTATGCCGCGCGTCGCTATTCGCCGCTCGCGCAGATCACCCCGGCCAATGTCGGCGGGCTCAAGCAGGTCTGGCTGACGCACACCGGCGACATGCCCTCGTCAGAGGACGTCGCCAAAACCTATGGCGACGAGAATACGCCGCTCAAGATCGGCGATACGCTCTATGTCTGCACGCCGAAGAACTGGATCGTCGCGCTCGATCCGGCGACCGGTGCAAAGCGCTGGACCTTCGATCCGCATGTGCCCGACTCCGCCATTCCCTATACCGCCGCGTGTCGCGGGGTTGACTATTACGAGGTTCCCGACGCGGCCTCCGATACGGCGTGCGCGAAGCGGATCATCTTCGGCACGCTCGATGCGCGGCTATTCGCGATCGACGCGCACACCGGTCAGCCGTGCCAGGATTTCGGGTCGAACGGGCAGGTCGACACCAAGATCGGCATGGGACGGACGCCGCCGGGCTACGTTTCGATCAACTCCGCGCCGACCATCGTCCGCGGGGTCGTGGTCACCGGGCACCAGGTGCTCGACGGACAGAACCGCTGGGCGCCGTCGGGTGTCATCCGCGGCTTCGATGCGGTGACGGGAAAGCTGCGCTGGGCGTGGGACATGATGCATCCCGAATGGAACGGCTATCCCCCCGCCGGCCGGGAATGGGCGCGCGGCACGCCCAATATGTGGACGACCGCTTCGGGCGACGAGGAACTCGGGCTCGTCTATCTGCCGATGGGCAATGCGGCCGCCGATTACTGGAGCGGGAGCCGCCGTCCGCCGGAAAACCATTACGCAACCTCGCTCGTCGCAATGAACGTCGAAACGGGCAAGCCCGTGTGGCACTTTCAGGCGGTTAAGAAAGACGTCTGGGATTACGATTTCGGCGCGCAGGCGACGCTGATCGATTACAAGGGCACACCCGCCCTGGTGCTGCCGTCGAAGCAGGGCGACATCTATATCCTCGACCGCCGCACGGGCAAGCCGCTGACGCCGATCGGAACGATCAGGGCGCCGGGCGGCGGCGTCGAGCCGCAGGAGCGCGCGAGGACGCAGATCGTCTCGAAATGGCAAACATTGCGCAAGCCGCCGCTGAGCGAGCGCGACATGTGGGGAATGTCGCCGATCGATCAGATGATCTGCCGTATCCAGTTCAGGAAGGCGAGCTATAAGGGCTTCTTCACCCCGCCGACCGCCGACCGGCGATCGATAGAATATCCAGGCTATAATGGCGGCACCGATTGGGGCGGAATCGCCGTCGATCCCCGTCGCGGCGTGATCGTCGCCAACTATAACGATATGCCCAACTATGTTCGGCTGGTGCCCCGCGCCGAGGCCGAGAAGAAAGGCTGGGCACCCAGAAACCAGGCGCGCGGCGAGATCGGCGGAGCCGAGGGCGCCGGCGATCCGCAGGCGAACACGCCCTACGCGATCGACGTCAATGCCGGGTGGCGCCTGCCCTGGACCGGCATGTTGTGCAAGCAGCCCCCCTATGGCGGGTTGCGCGCGATCGACATCGCGACCGGCAAGACGATCTGGGATCGCGCTTTCGGTACCGCGCGGACCAACGGCCCGTTCGGCATCCCGTCCATGCTGCCGCTGACCATCGGCACGCCGAATAACGGCGGCGCGGTCGTTACGGCGAGCGGCCTGATCTTCATCGCCGCTGCCACCGACAATCTGATCCGTGCGATCGACCTCGCCTCGGGCAAGACGTTATGGACCCACAAACTACCGGCAGGCGGGCAGGCGACACCGATGGTCTATGAGGCCGAGGGCCGCCAGTATCTGGTGATCGTGGCGGGCGGGCACCATTTCATGGAAACGCCGATCGGCGACGAAGTACTCGCGTTCGCCCTGCCACGATAACCGGCCACAGATCGCGCATCCGGGCCTTCGTCCGGTCGGCGGGCCTCTCGCGTCCGGCCGGCTGCGTCGCATGGACTTCGTTTTCCCGAGCGCATCTTCGACATGGCGGTGCGGTGGTCACAGCCGGAATGTCTGTCCCGCCGGGCAATCGAGTTCGCTAGGGGAGCATGTCCGTCGTCCTGCGTGGAAGTTCCAGCGGCACCGCGTCGGATCACCGACCGGCGGCTGCCAGCAACTCGCTCAGGCGTCGCGACGTGCGCTTGAATTCTTCCAGGCCGAAGGCAAGCGAAAGCAGTTCGCCGGCGGCATCGGCGGGCACTCTTTTCCTGGTCGTGTCGATCGCCGCTTCCAGCTTCGCCATGTGGCCGTCATCCCCCCTGCCCGACGCGGCGGCATCGAGAAAGGCCTCGCCGGCCTTTCCCACCCGTGCCAGCGAAACACATAATCCGCGGTCCTGCCGGACGAGCGTTCCGACATTTGGCTGCTCGCACAATCTGTCGATTATGACGAGGCTGTGCCATATCCGGTACATGGCGTCCGCCATTTGCCGGGCCTGTTCGGCAGAACCATGCTTCAGATGCGCCGAACGACCGAGCACGCGCACCCGGCCGATATCGTCGAGAAAGCGATCGTGATCGGCGTCGAGATCGCGGCGGTTCCTCCGGCCCAGCAGGATATCGAATTCGGCGCGGACCAGGTCCGCGCCCGACGACAACAAACCGCGCGCGCTGCGCAGCGCGCGGGTTCCGGCGCTTTCCGGCCAGATGACGAGGGTTGCGACCACGCCGGCAACGGTGCCGACGGTGATCGCGATCGCCCGTTCCAGTGCGCCGTCCAGTACCGTCGCATCCGCATCCAGCGCGACGATCACCCCGGCCATGGTGCCGAAGCCAAATGCCGGAAACCGCTCCGCAACCGCATAGAGAATGAAGACCACCGCGCCGATGCGCCAGATCACATTGTCGCTGCCGCCCAGAAGATAGACGGATACCAGACCGGCCAGGGTTCCCAATATAGTGACAGCAATACGCACGAGGCCCGTCCGCAGCGTCGCGTCCGCATCTTCCTGGGTGACGAACAGGGCCGAAATCACGCCCCATGACGCGTATTCCAGTCCGCAGGCACGCACCACCAGAAAGGTGACGACGGCCGCAACCGCGGCCTGCGACCCGATCCGCAGCGGATCGCGCGCCGCGCGCATCGCCAATATCGCGTTCGGCCGCGCCAGGCCGGACCGGAGCAGGCGGTCTATACCGGGAACAGCGGATTCTCCGTACGTCGACAAGATTCGACCGCTCCGAAAATACGGTACGACCGGCTAAGCTGCCCCTTGCTCGCCCGTTTCGCGACCTCTCCGCCAGAGACAGGCAGTTCCCTGCCCGCGTCCGTCAGTGGCTCGCCGTTTCGCCGGCGGCGCGACGCTGGAGGAACTGACGAGTAACCATCGGAAGACCGTCGATAATGAACTGCGCCATGGCCTGCTCTTCATCGAGCGATTGCTTGAGGCCCGTGACCGCCTGCGCAAAGCCGCCCTCCTCCGCCATGGTGATGAGGCCGGTATAACTCGCCGCCTCGTAATTTTCGAAGGCGTAGTTGGCGAAGCTGTTCTTGACGATCTCGTCACCGGCGGCCGTGTGGGCGAGCGCGGCCAAGTTCCCGGACATGGTCATGCCCGCGTCCTTCACGGCAGAATTCTTTTCATCCAGGCTTTCCAGGATTTCTTCCACACGGGCGATCTGGCCGTGCGTTTCATCGATATGGCTGCGCAGCCGCGCCTCCACCTCCGGATAGTGTTCCAGATGTTCGACCTGTCGATTCATCAGGGCGAGCGCCTGATTCTCCAGCGCATGCACATCGCGAAGGCCGGTGACGAAAAGCGGACGTATGGTATCCCGTGATGCGGCCATGTTGACTCCTCCGGTGCAATTAGGTCGATAGCGCGTTATCTTTTGTCCTTCGGTTCAACACGGCGCGGCAGGCGCGCGTTCCCATGAAAAACGCAGGACTAACCTACGTAAACGAAATAGTCCCGAGGCTGCTTTCCGGCCGGCGGCAGTCGAGATTTACTTCGAAGGTTCTTGAGGCACGCGGCGCCCCGCCTGCGGAACATCTCCTCTCTGCGGCCGGTTCTGCTTTCCATGAGCAAGACTTCGAATAATGCCGAACTGCTTCAGGTCTGCATCCAGGACCTGCACAGCGGCTGTGTGGCGGCGGCGAGCCGGCTGCCCGAAATCATCGCCCCGGTAGCAAACCAGGCGTTGCGCGAGGCCATGGAGAACGCCCATGGAGATTATGCTGCCCGCGCTCAGCGCCTCGAACAGACCGGATATGATCTTTCCGGCCCTGAGAATCTGTGGATGAAGGGCATCCTCGACGACGCCGTGCGAGACACGCAAAGCACCGCATCCGGTCCGATCCTCGACGTCGCATTGGTCGGAGCGATGCGCAAAGCATTTCAGGCGGAACGGGTTTCCATCGAAACGGCACAGGTGTTGGCCGAACGCCTTGAACATGAAAAGACACTCGGGCCGCTGGCAGCGAACCATCGGGAGACGAGCGAAGCCGATCGGAAGTTACAATCCCTGCTCGCCCAGCTCGCGGCGTGACCGGGCGGTGTGGACCTGGCCGGCGTCCGCCGTATCGCGCGCTCGGGCCGGCGCCGGCACGAAGCACCATATGATGATCGCACCGCCGCTGATGATGGCCGCCCAACTGATTGCGCAGCAGGCGCAGATCGCCCCGGCAGCCAGCTTCAAGAGCGGCGGCGCGCAAGCCGATCTGTTCCGGTCTGCGGCGGAGGGATCGAACGAGGCCTTCGCAGCCGGACTGATCAACGCAGAACCGTTTCCGGCCTGGAACGGAATGGCCAGCGCCGCGCGGGAGGATACGAGATTGCGGTCGTTGAGCGTCTATGGCGGCAGCGGACGCCGCACTATCGTTTATTATCGACCCGGATCGGCTGAACGTCTCGCGACCGCTTGCCGGGTCAGGGTCGATCGGAAGGGAACGCATGAGGACTGGGCCGCTGCGCGCCGGTGGTGCCGGGCTGTTCTAGCGGAAACCGGCGATCACCGCTGACGGCCGCCCCGAGGAACGACGATATGCTGAAGGACTACATCGCGACCTGGGCGCATCATCGTCGGTCATCCGGTGCTTCGGTCGAGCGCGCCGACTGTTTCGGTGAAGTCGCCAAAGGGCTCATGCCGTCGGCACGCCATAGGATTTGAGGATGCGGTGGATCGCGGGGGCCTCCCGTTCGAGAATCGCCTCCACCCGCTTGCGAAGCGCCGGTTCGCCGCGCTGCACGCCCATGGAGATATCGTACACCATCGGCCATTGCGCCTGGTCCAGCCATGGCGTGACTTTTTCCAGCCGCAGCGGCACGTCGGAACGCTGCGCGAAATATCCCGCCAGCGGCCCCCAGACCATCGCCACATCGACATCGCCGGCGGCGACCGCCTTCACCACGGCCGAGGGCGGGTTCGGCTGCCGATAGTCGCCGTACAGCATATAGCCGTGGATATTGTCGATCAGGCCGCGCACCGCCATGGCGTGGGCGGGCGGTGTGTTCATGCCGTCGTCGCCGACCATCTGGATTCCGATGGAAAGCGACTTGAGACGCGGGTCATCGAGCGTCAGCCCGGCCAAATCGCGGTCGGCACGCGTCACGAACATATAGCTCGACCGGTAATAGGGACGCGTCGTTGCGACCATTTCGAGGCC is a window encoding:
- a CDS encoding TetR/AcrR family transcriptional regulator is translated as MSTAEKPRRNRQSKAERRAETTEQILDAAEYLFSRHGLYGVTLKDVAKRVGVHHTLLNYYFNDKQKLFDAVFARRAQVTSERRMRVLDEYDKATNGKPTVEGALHAYLDTDLDLYIEGGEGWRNYAALSAQVANTPEWGAEMMDEHFDPVVLRLIGMLKKALPDSAEEDIFWGYHFVTGALMLTLARTGRIDKLSGGLCKSEDFRAVKERMAKFMAAGFLTICEERRAERST
- a CDS encoding TonB-dependent receptor, yielding MKERLLASASAVVFILAPGVALAQDNVSASEQQDAQLGDDGDQQDRRTNGNEIVVTATRRAESLQDVPLSITAFQQEELTEKGIVGYEGLARETPGVVVNKPTANFNNFTARGIATNGYGANLQGTVAIYIDELPISANGNSTILDPTLFDVERVEFLRGPQGTLFGSNSLAGAVRILTKSPDVDKFDAAALVDVGLTDGDALRQRYNGMVNIPLVDEHLALRVVGFYRHEDGWVDNLGTGVKGANVLEDYGGRAMLQWEPNDRFKVKAMVLHENSKPEDSALTNPDRGTFVRYSDRPDLFQAKLTSYNLSLDWDLGFANFVSSTTYSTFDQAFVVDLAGTFAQAFPFALDAYAYDDIYVQEMRLASSTGGPFEWVLGGFYYDKERQVDYGYRSSREYLAARGFTGLSDEYYQRFTGVGTQSELAGFGQLTYRFSDAFWLTGGARYTSTEVWSYTKAGGYNSNYLAAALTPGYTGPLTVTPIAAATGRRLTDDRVSYKVSASFKPTRSITTYATVSTGFRSPVANARAGLASVVDPSDIVIPEGAASDTLTNYEVGVKGSFLDGALTANLAAYYIDWQNIQVQANRLSDQVQFATNIGAAVSKGIEFEIGVRPVTGLSIALNGSVNDAEVTELTDQEAAMSGAENGIQLASPHFQGSATVRYDFALGGDADAFVSANAAHVGKFPGLFPNVPGHPDQVNPTYDYTDAYTTVNLTGGVDFGSWKLTAYVENLLDDHSITYVHPEAFLDGRYARLRPRTVGLRLGWDL
- a CDS encoding membrane-bound PQQ-dependent dehydrogenase, glucose/quinate/shikimate family; amino-acid sequence: MPEAPRTSISWPALIVGVIVGLIGLVLAAGGAWLAALGGSLYYVITGLAMLVSGILLARGRLLGGWIYVAVFLLTIPWAFWEVGADAWALVPRLIAPLVLLVAVALVMPTLTRAAHRWRYAFGTIAAVLVVFIVAGYTIARGDAHRVLAALPAATGTMHDPSPLQADGDWPAYGGSYAARRYSPLAQITPANVGGLKQVWLTHTGDMPSSEDVAKTYGDENTPLKIGDTLYVCTPKNWIVALDPATGAKRWTFDPHVPDSAIPYTAACRGVDYYEVPDAASDTACAKRIIFGTLDARLFAIDAHTGQPCQDFGSNGQVDTKIGMGRTPPGYVSINSAPTIVRGVVVTGHQVLDGQNRWAPSGVIRGFDAVTGKLRWAWDMMHPEWNGYPPAGREWARGTPNMWTTASGDEELGLVYLPMGNAAADYWSGSRRPPENHYATSLVAMNVETGKPVWHFQAVKKDVWDYDFGAQATLIDYKGTPALVLPSKQGDIYILDRRTGKPLTPIGTIRAPGGGVEPQERARTQIVSKWQTLRKPPLSERDMWGMSPIDQMICRIQFRKASYKGFFTPPTADRRSIEYPGYNGGTDWGGIAVDPRRGVIVANYNDMPNYVRLVPRAEAEKKGWAPRNQARGEIGGAEGAGDPQANTPYAIDVNAGWRLPWTGMLCKQPPYGGLRAIDIATGKTIWDRAFGTARTNGPFGIPSMLPLTIGTPNNGGAVVTASGLIFIAAATDNLIRAIDLASGKTLWTHKLPAGGQATPMVYEAEGRQYLVIVAGGHHFMETPIGDEVLAFALPR
- a CDS encoding carboxylesterase/lipase family protein, with translation MRSYGVTKLGRAAGGLAVALALTATHPVSFAAEAPVVEAPAGTVQGIESGDLRIFKGLPYALPPIGDARWRPPRPMPAWGGVRDAASFGPACFQPGSAGKSIYHDELPAMSEDCLTLNIWTPKDAEHAPVFVWIHGGALTNGASSEAMYDGAKLAEEGMVVVSINYRLGVLGYLAHPALSAESPRHVSGNYGLLDQIAALKWVKANIAAFGGNADNVTIAGESAGALSVMYLMASPLARGLFDKAIAESAYMVSTPELRGKRFGMESAEASGAALMNKLGAGNSLAAMRKMDAATLVKQAPATGYLPWGTIDGYVLTRQLVDTFDRGEQAPVPLIAGFNSGEIRSLRILLPPRPDSAEAYRKRIRAGYGELADTFLKFYPADDVDESMLAATRDAMYGWTAERLVRKQTAIGAPSYLYLFDHGYPAADEMGLHGFHASELPYVFGTADRTPPLWPKVPDDPVERNLSEAMRDYWSSFARSGDPSAAGQPNWPSFGHDEAYMYFAQAPQAATRPLPGRYRLHEEVMCRRHAAGDIAWNWNVGIASPPLPPEAPECQ
- a CDS encoding long-chain-fatty-acid--CoA ligase, with the translated sequence MQPFALTLDKFLDHAAKWHPEAQVVTARGDGTHARIGYAGLCERARRASAVLADLGVRQGDRVATLAWNSQAHVEAWYAVMGMGAVCHTLNPRLMASQLAEMLKQSEARVLIASADLTSLAERILKLVPRIAHLLVIDGSVPTPGGTRSVVDLARAIEGAPDGVAWGTFDENAPSGLCFTSGTTGAPKGVTYTHRSSYLHTLRLLQADVIGITAADAVLAAVPMFHANAWGLPFAAPAVGAKLVLPGRHSDGESLARLIGEEGVTVAVGVPTVWLGLLEHLEATGGEVPSLKRIMVGGAPMPPALMARLERRLGVSVQTSWGMTELSPLGTMSPPDDPGREASLSGRPAVGVDLLLTDATGKPLPEQRGVEGHLRVRGSAVVDRYFGHQESATENGWFDTGDLARIDAGGNLTITGRAKDLIKSGGEWINPAEIEAMVGALPQVSLAAVIGRADPKWGERPILLVEVREEETISDEALLEPLRGRVAPWWIPDAVVRIANMPLASTGKIDKIRLRSEYSHACAS